The Brevibacillus choshinensis genome includes the window GGAGGCATCGATTGCTTCGTGGTCGTGCAATCACCAGAGGCAAAAACGCAAGCCTTTGTCCTTGTCGATCAATTGCGCCAGGCAGGCATTGCAGCCGAGCTCGACTACCTCGATCGAAAAATGAAAGCGCAGCTGAAGCATGCCGATCGCTTGTCCGCGCGTTTTACTGCGATCATCGGAGAGTCTGAGCTGGCAAATGGGACAGTAGTACTCAAAGAGATGGCAACAGGTGAACAGCAAGATTTCAAACGAGAAGAGCTCGTGACCGCGCTGAACGCTAAATTACACCATACAAACTAAGGAATTGAGTGGAGGATATCAACATGGCATGGCAATATCGCACCGTACATTGCGGAGAAGTGACAAAAGAGAACGTAGGACAGGAAATCGTCCTGAATGGTTGGGTTCAAAAACGTCGTGACCTCGGCGGAGTTATTTTCATCGACTTCCGTGACCGTACCGGGATCGTACAAATCGTGTTCAACCCAGAACACCACAAGGGTGCATGGGAGCTCGCAGACAAGGTTCGTAGCGAATACGTACTGGTGGTAAAAGGAACGGTCGTGAACCGTGCACCGGAAGCGATCAATCCGAAATTGCAAACAGGAGAAGTGGAAGTACACATCTCCGAGATCCAAATTCTTAACGAAGCAAAAACACCTCCGTTCCAAATCGAGGATGACATTGATGTAGATGAGCAAGTTCGCTTGAAATATCGTTATTTGGACCTTCGTCGTCCGGAAATGCAGCGTTCCCTGATCCTGCGTAGCAAAGCGGCGAAAGCATTTCGTGACTACCTCGACAATAATGGCTTCGTTGAAGTAGAAACACCGATGCTGACGAAGAGTACACCTGAGGGCGCGCGTGATTATTTAGTGCCATCCCGTGTGCATCCAGGTGAGTTCTATGCACTTCCACAGTCTCCACAGCTATTCAAGCAGCTGTTGATGGTATCCGGACTGGAGCGCTACTATCAGATCGTTCGTTGCTTCCGTGATGAAGACTTGCGCGCTGACCGTCAGCCAGAATTTACCCAAGTGGACATCGAGACCTCTTTCCTGTCTATGGAAGAAATCTTGCCTATGATGGAAAAGATGGTTGCTCATGTATTCAAACAAACACTCGGTATTGACATCCCGACTCCATTCCCTCGTCTCACCTATGCGGATGCAATGGGACGCTATGGATCCGACAAGCCAGACGTTCGCTTTGGCATGGAACTGACCGATGTATCTGACTTGGTAGCGAGCAGTGATTTCAAAGTATTTGCCAGCGTAGTAGCGGGTGGCGGTCAAGTAAAAGCGATCA containing:
- the aspS gene encoding aspartate--tRNA ligase, with product MAWQYRTVHCGEVTKENVGQEIVLNGWVQKRRDLGGVIFIDFRDRTGIVQIVFNPEHHKGAWELADKVRSEYVLVVKGTVVNRAPEAINPKLQTGEVEVHISEIQILNEAKTPPFQIEDDIDVDEQVRLKYRYLDLRRPEMQRSLILRSKAAKAFRDYLDNNGFVEVETPMLTKSTPEGARDYLVPSRVHPGEFYALPQSPQLFKQLLMVSGLERYYQIVRCFRDEDLRADRQPEFTQVDIETSFLSMEEILPMMEKMVAHVFKQTLGIDIPTPFPRLTYADAMGRYGSDKPDVRFGMELTDVSDLVASSDFKVFASVVAGGGQVKAINAKGCGHYSRKEADDLQKFANRYGAKGLAYIGFQDGEVKGPIAKFFKEEEIAELKNRLSAVDGDMLLFVADKPKVVADALGALRSKLGAELGLIDHSKFAFLWVVDFPLVEWDEDAKRYVALHHPFTRPKDEDLHLFDTDPGQIRAQAYDMVLNGYELGGGSMRIFKRDVQEKMFTALGFTPEEAREQFGFLLDAFEYGTPPHGGIALGLDRLIMLLAGRTNLREVIAFPKTASATDLMVNAPDVVAPRQLSDLHIATTVTEEEKVEA